Proteins from a genomic interval of Ramlibacter algicola:
- a CDS encoding ATP-binding protein, protein MSEPDIQPDTGLRAVPAAYGDVSTSHSTSFVWATDGHGQVHRPVPSWGEFTGQAYDEYAGNGWLDAVHPDDRARVARDWQACVRAGHSIELAYRLRRHDGQYRQIRAHGAAMIADGQVCEWFGVCVDITASLQGAVALRQSEERFRFLDRLGQATRTLTDATEVMQATARLLGEYLGATRCAYADVEADGNTFTIRSDWSAPGVPSSVGVYSLDLFGPHAAAGLRRGEQVVVCDVDDLGEDGGARMFKSIGIRAVMCTGLVKDGRLAAMMAVHQATPRAWTAREAALVQDVVDRCWAHIERVRDNAMLREQDRRKDEFLATLAHELRNPLAPIKYAVSMMRLAPEPASNQRAQAVIDRQVSQMSRLIDDLLDLSRINLGLINLQREPVRLRTLVERAVETVRPAIQSARHELSVRCPDDKLLLNADPARIIQVIGNLLNNAAKYTPDGGRIEVCAEERDGVARIVVRDNGIGIPLDQQAKLFQMFSQLDHGAARGKGGLGVGLALVQRIVQMHGGRVHVRSDGQDEGTTVAVELPLPEQAAPSERADVVLDGESVPSGRRVLVVEDNRDGLETLLALLDMLGYEVAGAADGREAIERAREFQPHVVLLDLGLPVMDGLQVARALRQDDALSDVYIAALTGWGAESDRRRTAEAGFDAHLTKPVELASLEEVLARSAARAQP, encoded by the coding sequence ATGTCCGAACCCGACATCCAGCCCGACACCGGGCTGCGAGCGGTCCCCGCAGCGTATGGGGATGTCTCCACCTCCCACTCCACCTCCTTTGTCTGGGCCACCGATGGGCACGGCCAGGTGCACCGTCCCGTCCCGTCCTGGGGCGAGTTCACCGGCCAGGCGTACGACGAGTACGCCGGCAACGGCTGGCTCGACGCGGTGCATCCCGACGACCGCGCGCGCGTGGCGCGCGACTGGCAGGCCTGCGTGCGCGCGGGGCACTCCATCGAGCTCGCCTACCGGCTGCGCCGCCACGACGGCCAGTACCGCCAGATCCGTGCCCACGGCGCCGCGATGATCGCGGACGGCCAGGTCTGCGAGTGGTTCGGCGTCTGCGTCGACATCACGGCCAGCCTGCAGGGCGCCGTCGCGCTGCGCCAGAGCGAGGAGCGTTTCCGCTTCCTGGACCGCCTCGGGCAGGCCACGCGCACGCTCACCGACGCCACCGAAGTGATGCAGGCCACCGCGCGCCTGCTCGGGGAGTACCTCGGCGCGACGCGCTGCGCCTACGCCGACGTCGAAGCCGACGGCAACACCTTCACCATCCGCAGCGACTGGTCCGCCCCCGGCGTGCCCAGCAGCGTGGGCGTGTACAGCCTCGACCTGTTCGGCCCGCACGCGGCCGCCGGGCTGCGCCGCGGCGAGCAGGTCGTGGTGTGCGACGTCGACGACCTCGGCGAAGACGGCGGCGCGCGCATGTTCAAGTCGATCGGCATCCGCGCCGTGATGTGCACCGGCCTCGTGAAGGACGGGCGGCTCGCGGCCATGATGGCCGTGCACCAGGCGACGCCGCGCGCGTGGACCGCTCGCGAGGCCGCGCTGGTGCAGGACGTCGTCGACCGCTGCTGGGCTCACATCGAGCGCGTGCGCGACAACGCCATGCTGCGCGAGCAGGACCGCCGCAAGGACGAGTTCCTCGCCACGCTCGCGCACGAACTGCGCAACCCGCTGGCGCCGATCAAGTACGCGGTGTCGATGATGCGGCTCGCGCCCGAGCCGGCGTCGAACCAGCGCGCCCAGGCCGTCATCGACCGCCAGGTGAGCCAGATGTCGCGCCTGATCGACGACCTGCTGGACCTGTCGCGCATCAACCTGGGCCTGATCAACCTGCAGCGCGAGCCGGTGCGCCTGCGCACGCTGGTCGAGCGCGCGGTGGAGACCGTGCGCCCGGCCATCCAGAGCGCGCGGCACGAATTGAGCGTGCGCTGCCCCGACGACAAGCTGCTGCTCAACGCGGACCCGGCGCGCATCATCCAGGTGATCGGCAACCTGCTGAACAACGCGGCCAAGTACACGCCCGACGGCGGCCGCATCGAGGTCTGCGCCGAGGAGCGCGACGGTGTCGCCCGCATCGTCGTGCGCGACAACGGCATCGGCATCCCCCTCGACCAGCAGGCCAAGCTGTTCCAGATGTTCAGCCAGCTCGACCACGGTGCCGCGCGCGGCAAGGGCGGGTTGGGGGTCGGCCTCGCGCTGGTGCAGCGCATCGTGCAGATGCACGGCGGGCGCGTGCACGTTCGCAGCGACGGCCAGGACGAAGGCACCACGGTGGCCGTCGAACTGCCGCTGCCGGAGCAGGCGGCGCCTTCCGAGCGCGCCGACGTCGTCCTCGACGGCGAGAGCGTGCCGTCCGGGCGGCGCGTGCTGGTGGTGGAGGACAACCGCGACGGCCTGGAAACACTGCTGGCGCTGCTCGACATGCTGGGCTACGAAGTCGCGGGGGCGGCGGATGGCCGCGAGGCGATCGAGCGCGCGCGTGAATTCCAGCCGCACGTCGTCCTGCTGGACCTGGGGCTTCCTGTCATGGATGGCCTCCAGGTGGCGCGGGCGCTGCGCCAGGACGATGCGCTGTCGGACGTCTACATCGCCGCGCTGACGGGGTGGGGCGCCGAGTCGGACCGCCGGCGCACGGCCGAGGCCGGATTCGATGCGCACTTGACCAAGCCGGTCGAACTGGCTTCGCTGGAAGAGGTGCTCGCGCGCTCCGCCGCGCGCGCGCAGCCCTAG
- a CDS encoding DUF3606 domain-containing protein, with product MSEDKGRSAGEEIQVSLDHEWEKRNWMQWLGCTEQELQHAVESIGPDPDNVRRFLRQAR from the coding sequence ATGTCCGAAGACAAGGGCCGGTCCGCCGGCGAAGAGATCCAGGTCAGCCTGGACCACGAGTGGGAGAAGCGCAACTGGATGCAGTGGCTCGGCTGCACGGAGCAGGAGTTGCAGCACGCGGTCGAGTCGATCGGACCGGATCCCGACAACGTTCGCCGCTTCCTTCGCCAGGCCCGCTGA
- a CDS encoding DUF3482 domain-containing protein, with amino-acid sequence MPAPEPFPDRLLLPEAEARRVLFVQALEGVDTQGRLLGGEERERIEREALAASGDPARGQRVDVRAWLLARSASIVELLRHRQPRLAALADPPAWHAWAGWLLPLLALVAGGVIDRIDNPKQVNLLSPPLLAFLLWNVAVYVAIVVFAVWPRKRNAAPRAWSGWFDRPWGGVRGDVAKAFGVRWWRVAGALEGQRWRRILHTGAAAWGLGVAISLVLGGLVREYRVGWESTLLDLPQVHALLSALFAPVVALLPIEPFSQAELARLHFGSGADVGRLEARRWVGLYLALIAIVVVLPRALLAAWAAWRQHRLSRALVLDLRDPGLAAVLSRVHPVRLRVLLTIADGVDSQPAWTVLRQAGDTTAPMSVEVPWTVLSTPRGDAMVVVRTPSVAGTPETGRWWQRFMGGGDVAGPDPHAPDVVIAVAPDASAAPAIDAPLLVLATRPGHAAGALPGGPRRALLPLEALPTWRSDERLREVLQRLLPAHQQAGLARLWDRWREHALQRLSRCCGLLADDLLAHARDAQPLDVQPLGVRQLVVASEREAAQELRRTAMRELALRVQSRSDAWMARIAMLHGVKAPVAAAPDVARTDGFQVRQAVDAPQAGLAGVASGAAMGATVDLMTGGLTLGAASALGALVGGGAALVAAAWKNRAGEAVSLVLLDDGQLLALTQAALAGYVHVAHAGRAPSRSADDVLVAVKLAVDARAAALRDAFSAARSVQGDVGDTAARLAHELQAAALDALDRLHA; translated from the coding sequence TTGCCCGCACCTGAACCTTTCCCCGACCGACTCCTCCTGCCCGAAGCCGAAGCGCGGCGGGTGCTCTTCGTCCAGGCGCTGGAAGGCGTCGATACGCAAGGCCGCCTGCTGGGCGGCGAGGAGCGCGAGCGCATCGAGCGCGAGGCGCTGGCGGCCAGCGGCGATCCGGCGCGGGGGCAGCGCGTCGACGTGCGCGCCTGGCTGCTCGCGCGGTCGGCCTCGATCGTCGAGCTGCTGCGGCATCGGCAACCACGCCTGGCCGCGCTCGCCGATCCACCCGCCTGGCACGCGTGGGCCGGCTGGCTGCTGCCGCTGCTGGCGCTGGTCGCGGGCGGGGTGATCGACCGGATCGACAACCCCAAGCAGGTCAACCTGCTGTCGCCGCCGCTGCTCGCCTTCCTGTTGTGGAACGTGGCGGTGTACGTCGCCATCGTCGTGTTCGCGGTGTGGCCGCGCAAGAGGAACGCCGCACCGCGCGCCTGGTCGGGCTGGTTCGATCGCCCCTGGGGCGGCGTGCGCGGCGACGTCGCGAAGGCATTCGGGGTCCGCTGGTGGCGCGTCGCCGGCGCGCTGGAAGGCCAGCGCTGGCGGCGCATCCTGCACACCGGCGCGGCCGCGTGGGGCCTCGGCGTCGCGATCTCGCTGGTGCTGGGCGGCCTCGTGCGCGAGTACCGCGTCGGCTGGGAGAGCACGCTGCTCGACCTGCCGCAGGTGCACGCGCTGCTCTCCGCGCTGTTCGCGCCGGTGGTGGCGCTGCTGCCGATCGAGCCCTTCTCGCAGGCCGAGCTCGCCCGCCTGCACTTCGGCAGCGGTGCCGACGTCGGCCGGCTGGAAGCGCGCCGCTGGGTCGGCCTCTATCTCGCGCTGATCGCCATCGTCGTTGTCCTGCCGCGCGCCTTGCTGGCCGCGTGGGCCGCGTGGCGCCAGCATCGCCTGTCGCGTGCGCTCGTGCTGGACCTGCGCGATCCAGGCCTGGCGGCGGTGCTCTCTCGCGTGCATCCGGTGCGGTTGCGGGTGCTGCTCACGATCGCCGATGGCGTCGACTCGCAGCCCGCCTGGACCGTCCTGCGGCAGGCCGGCGACACCACCGCGCCGATGTCGGTCGAAGTGCCCTGGACGGTGCTGTCGACGCCACGCGGCGATGCCATGGTCGTCGTGCGCACGCCGTCGGTCGCAGGCACGCCCGAGACCGGCCGCTGGTGGCAGCGGTTCATGGGCGGGGGTGACGTGGCAGGACCCGATCCCCACGCGCCCGACGTCGTGATCGCTGTCGCCCCCGATGCGAGCGCGGCACCGGCGATCGATGCACCGCTGCTGGTGCTCGCGACGCGGCCGGGCCATGCAGCGGGCGCGCTGCCGGGAGGACCCCGGCGCGCGCTGCTGCCGCTGGAGGCGCTGCCCACATGGCGCTCGGACGAGCGCCTGCGCGAAGTGTTGCAGCGGTTGTTGCCCGCGCACCAGCAGGCAGGCCTGGCCCGCCTGTGGGACCGGTGGCGCGAGCATGCGTTGCAACGGTTGTCGCGCTGCTGCGGGTTGCTGGCCGACGACCTGCTTGCGCACGCGCGCGATGCGCAGCCGCTGGACGTGCAGCCGCTGGGCGTGCGGCAGCTGGTCGTGGCCAGCGAGCGCGAGGCGGCGCAGGAATTGCGGCGGACCGCGATGCGCGAACTGGCGTTGCGCGTCCAGTCGCGCAGCGATGCGTGGATGGCGCGCATCGCGATGCTCCACGGCGTGAAGGCGCCAGTGGCGGCCGCGCCCGACGTGGCGCGCACCGACGGCTTCCAGGTGCGGCAGGCGGTGGACGCGCCGCAGGCCGGGCTCGCCGGCGTTGCGAGCGGCGCCGCCATGGGCGCGACGGTCGACCTGATGACGGGGGGCCTGACGCTGGGCGCCGCGAGCGCGCTCGGCGCACTGGTTGGTGGTGGCGCCGCCCTGGTCGCAGCGGCGTGGAAGAACCGCGCGGGCGAGGCCGTCTCGCTCGTGCTGCTGGACGACGGGCAGTTGCTGGCGTTGACGCAGGCCGCTCTGGCCGGCTACGTGCACGTGGCGCACGCGGGGCGCGCGCCGTCACGCTCCGCGGACGACGTGCTGGTGGCCGTCAAGCTCGCCGTGGACGCGCGCGCAGCAGCGCTGCGCGACGCGTTCAGTGCCGCGCGAAGCGTGCAGGGGGATGTGGGCGACACCGCCGCGCGGCTCGCCCATGAACTGCAGGCGGCCGCGCTCGACGCGCTGGACCGCCTGCATGCTTGA
- a CDS encoding CsbD family protein, producing MDKDQVKGKLKQATGEVKQHVGRATGDKDQELRGHAEEQEGKLQKKVGDVKDAADKIVRKP from the coding sequence ATGGACAAGGACCAGGTCAAGGGCAAGCTGAAGCAAGCGACCGGCGAGGTGAAGCAGCACGTGGGCCGCGCCACTGGTGACAAGGACCAGGAACTGCGCGGCCATGCCGAGGAGCAGGAAGGCAAGCTGCAGAAGAAGGTCGGCGACGTCAAGGACGCTGCGGACAAGATCGTCCGCAAGCCCTGA
- a CDS encoding ATP-dependent DNA helicase, giving the protein MQFTVAVRALCEFTAKAGDLDLRFTPSPTAQEGIAGHALVTSSRAPGYEREIALTGEFEGLRVRGRADGYDPGRNRLEEIKTFRGDLARQPANHRHLHWAQAKVYGALLCEARGLQQVVVALVYFDVARQKETVLEVVHTRDDLRAFFEDQCRRFLAWAMQEEAHRTGRDAALGAMAFPHAEFREGQRDLAEAAYKAAVQRRCLMAQAPTGIGKTVGTLFPVLKACPGQQIDKVFFLAAKTPGRQLALDALHTIGAAPSAPQLRVVELTARDKACEHPDKACHGESCPLAKGFYDRLPQARAAAIAHARLDRESLREVALQASVCPYYLSQELARWADVVVGDYNYVFDANAMLHAMAREEGWRVALLVDEAHNLLERGRQMYSAELGLGALRAARSTASPPVRRALDRLRRAWSDLLPATGERYVVLDETPGEWMHALQKASAAISDHFDEAPHEPPGALQQFHFEVLAILRLAEAFGPHSIFDVTVEEGPRGPQARPCIRNLIPAPFLGPRFEAAHATVLFSATLAPSGFYRDTLGLPDDTVWIDVASPFRAEQLQVQVVRSISTRWADRERSLVPIADLVAQHYAAQPGNWLAFFSSFDYLQRVAALVRERHPQLPVLEQSPSMPEAQRRAFLDSFVPGGRTLGFAVLGGSFGEGIDLPGDRLVGAFIATLGLPQVNAVNEEMRRRMQDAFGAGWDYTYLYPGLRKVVQAAGRVIRTREDRGTVVLIDDRFGRPEVRALLPAWWQVQHGARG; this is encoded by the coding sequence ATGCAGTTCACCGTGGCCGTCCGCGCCCTGTGCGAGTTCACCGCCAAGGCCGGTGACCTGGACCTGCGGTTCACCCCCTCGCCCACCGCCCAGGAAGGCATCGCCGGCCACGCGCTGGTGACGTCGTCGCGCGCGCCGGGCTACGAGCGCGAGATCGCCCTCACCGGCGAGTTCGAAGGCCTGCGCGTGCGCGGCCGCGCCGATGGCTACGACCCCGGCCGCAATCGGCTGGAGGAGATCAAGACCTTCCGCGGCGACCTGGCGCGCCAGCCCGCCAACCACCGCCACCTGCATTGGGCCCAGGCCAAGGTCTATGGCGCCCTGCTGTGCGAAGCGCGCGGGCTGCAGCAAGTGGTCGTGGCGCTGGTTTACTTCGACGTCGCACGGCAGAAGGAGACGGTGCTCGAGGTCGTGCACACGCGCGACGACCTGCGCGCGTTCTTCGAGGACCAGTGCCGCCGCTTCCTCGCCTGGGCGATGCAGGAAGAGGCGCATCGGACAGGCCGCGATGCGGCGCTGGGCGCGATGGCGTTCCCGCATGCGGAATTCCGCGAGGGCCAGCGTGACCTGGCGGAAGCCGCGTACAAGGCCGCCGTGCAGCGGCGCTGCCTGATGGCGCAGGCGCCGACCGGCATCGGCAAGACCGTCGGCACGCTCTTCCCCGTCCTGAAGGCCTGCCCGGGCCAGCAGATCGACAAGGTGTTCTTCCTCGCGGCGAAGACGCCGGGCCGGCAGCTCGCCCTCGACGCCCTGCACACCATCGGCGCCGCGCCATCCGCGCCGCAGCTGCGCGTGGTGGAACTCACGGCGCGCGACAAGGCCTGCGAGCACCCGGACAAGGCGTGCCACGGCGAGTCGTGCCCGCTCGCCAAGGGCTTCTACGACCGCCTGCCGCAGGCGCGCGCCGCGGCGATCGCGCATGCCCGCCTCGACCGCGAATCGCTGCGCGAGGTGGCGCTGCAGGCTTCGGTGTGCCCCTACTACCTGTCGCAGGAACTCGCGCGCTGGGCCGACGTGGTGGTCGGCGACTACAACTACGTGTTCGACGCCAACGCGATGCTGCATGCGATGGCGCGCGAGGAAGGCTGGCGCGTCGCGCTGCTGGTCGACGAGGCGCACAACCTGCTGGAGCGCGGACGCCAGATGTATTCGGCCGAGCTCGGGCTGGGTGCGCTACGGGCCGCCCGGTCGACGGCTTCGCCGCCCGTGCGCCGTGCGCTCGATCGCTTGCGGCGCGCCTGGTCCGACCTGCTGCCGGCGACCGGCGAGCGCTATGTGGTGCTGGACGAGACGCCCGGCGAATGGATGCATGCGCTGCAGAAGGCGTCGGCCGCGATCTCGGACCACTTCGACGAAGCGCCGCACGAACCGCCCGGTGCGCTGCAGCAGTTCCACTTCGAGGTGCTGGCGATCCTGCGGCTCGCCGAAGCCTTCGGCCCGCATTCGATCTTCGACGTCACGGTGGAGGAAGGCCCGCGCGGACCGCAGGCGCGGCCCTGCATCCGCAACCTGATTCCCGCGCCTTTCCTGGGTCCGCGCTTCGAGGCCGCGCATGCAACGGTGCTGTTCTCGGCGACGCTGGCGCCGTCCGGGTTCTACCGCGACACGCTCGGCCTGCCGGACGACACGGTGTGGATCGACGTCGCGTCCCCGTTCCGCGCGGAGCAGCTGCAGGTGCAGGTGGTGCGCAGCATCTCGACACGCTGGGCGGATCGCGAGCGATCGCTGGTGCCGATCGCCGACCTGGTGGCGCAGCACTACGCCGCGCAGCCGGGCAACTGGCTCGCGTTCTTCAGCAGTTTCGACTACCTGCAGCGCGTCGCCGCCCTCGTGCGCGAGCGGCATCCGCAGTTGCCGGTGCTCGAGCAGTCACCCTCCATGCCCGAGGCGCAGCGGCGTGCCTTCCTCGACAGCTTCGTGCCGGGCGGCCGCACGCTGGGATTCGCGGTGCTGGGCGGCAGCTTCGGCGAAGGCATCGACCTGCCGGGCGACCGGCTCGTCGGCGCTTTCATCGCGACGCTGGGCCTGCCGCAGGTGAACGCGGTGAACGAGGAGATGCGCCGGCGCATGCAGGACGCGTTCGGTGCCGGCTGGGACTACACGTACCTGTACCCGGGCCTGCGCAAGGTCGTGCAGGCCGCGGGCCGCGTGATCCGCACTCGCGAGGACCGGGGCACCGTGGTGCTGATCGACGACCGCTTCGGCCGCCCCGAGGTCCGCGCCTTGCTGCCGGCTTGGTGGCAGGTCCAGCACGGCGCACGCGGGTAG
- a CDS encoding DUF6139 family protein: protein MKFDVYKRPEPEHKLSYMLVPAGQPIPQEADNVDWRLVKQGDDVDTADRALQGMGIDHAMEQIREKGYAITSVYHQVEGG from the coding sequence ATGAAATTCGACGTGTACAAGCGCCCGGAACCCGAGCACAAGCTCTCGTACATGCTGGTGCCCGCGGGCCAGCCGATCCCGCAGGAAGCCGACAACGTCGACTGGCGCCTGGTCAAGCAGGGTGACGACGTCGATACCGCCGACCGCGCGCTGCAGGGGATGGGCATCGACCACGCCATGGAGCAGATCCGCGAGAAGGGGTACGCGATCACCAGCGTGTACCACCAGGTCGAGGGCGGCTGA
- a CDS encoding exodeoxyribonuclease III, translating to MRIATFNVNGIKTRLPNLLEWLEREQPDVACLQELKALDTAFPKAELLEAGYHALWKGQRSWNGVAILSRSPAIEVRRELPGDPGDDHSRYLEAAVDGVLIACLYLPNGNPQPGPKFDYKLAWFERLIQHAESLVNGEHPVVLAGDFNVVPTDFDIYNPRSWKKDALLQPESRECYERLLAQGWTDSLRHLFPDEPVFTFWDYFRQHWERNAGLRIDHLLLHPSLAPRLKAAGVDTWVRGQPHASDHAPTWIELADAPAAKAAARKTTRRKKP from the coding sequence ATGCGGATCGCCACCTTCAACGTCAACGGCATCAAGACGCGCCTGCCCAACCTGCTCGAGTGGCTCGAGCGCGAGCAGCCCGACGTCGCCTGCCTGCAGGAGCTGAAGGCGCTGGATACCGCTTTCCCGAAGGCCGAGCTGCTCGAGGCCGGCTACCACGCGCTGTGGAAGGGCCAGCGGTCGTGGAATGGCGTCGCGATCCTGTCGCGCTCGCCGGCGATCGAGGTCCGGCGCGAGTTGCCTGGCGACCCGGGCGACGACCACAGCCGCTACCTCGAAGCCGCGGTCGACGGCGTGCTCATCGCCTGCCTGTACTTGCCCAACGGCAACCCGCAGCCCGGCCCCAAGTTCGACTACAAGCTCGCGTGGTTCGAACGGCTCATCCAGCACGCCGAAAGCCTCGTCAACGGCGAGCATCCGGTCGTGCTGGCGGGCGACTTCAACGTCGTGCCGACCGACTTCGACATCTACAACCCGCGCTCGTGGAAGAAGGACGCGTTGCTGCAGCCGGAGAGCCGCGAGTGCTACGAACGGCTGCTCGCGCAGGGCTGGACCGACTCGCTCCGCCACCTGTTTCCCGACGAGCCCGTCTTCACGTTCTGGGACTATTTCCGCCAGCATTGGGAACGCAATGCCGGCCTGCGAATCGATCACCTGTTGCTGCATCCGTCGCTCGCGCCGCGCCTGAAGGCCGCCGGCGTGGACACCTGGGTGCGGGGGCAGCCGCATGCGAGCGACCACGCGCCCACGTGGATCGAGCTCGCGGACGCGCCGGCGGCGAAGGCTGCCGCGCGCAAGACGACAAGGAGAAAGAAGCCATGA
- a CDS encoding MBL fold metallo-hydrolase, translating to MRVHHLNCISTCPAGGHLMDSRTPGVLTRAHLCCHCLLLETNDGLVLVDTGLGLRDCASPRTRLSAFFLALLKPEFRDEMTAARQVEQLGFKRSDVRHIVLTHLDFDHAGGLDDFPHASVHMTRVERDYALLQKTWLDRQRFRPQQWRETRPQWQVYGEAGGDSWFGFNAVRNLRGLPDDILLVPLPGHTHGHAGVAVRKDDGKWLLQAGDAYFFHREMDIEQPWCTPGLRMYQAMMEKDRKQRLANQRRLRELRHHHGAQVQLCCGHDPIEFERLTGHAMGTPIAQVRGMRPAFS from the coding sequence ATGCGCGTCCACCACCTCAACTGCATCTCGACCTGTCCCGCCGGCGGCCATCTCATGGATTCGCGCACGCCAGGCGTGCTGACCCGCGCGCACCTGTGCTGCCACTGCCTGCTGCTGGAGACGAACGACGGCCTGGTGCTGGTGGACACCGGCCTGGGCCTGCGCGATTGCGCGTCGCCGCGCACGCGTCTCTCCGCGTTCTTCCTCGCACTGCTCAAGCCCGAGTTCCGCGACGAGATGACGGCGGCGCGGCAAGTGGAGCAACTGGGCTTCAAGCGCAGCGACGTGCGGCACATCGTGCTGACGCACCTGGACTTCGACCATGCCGGCGGGCTGGACGACTTTCCGCACGCGTCCGTGCACATGACGCGCGTCGAGCGTGACTACGCGCTGCTGCAGAAGACCTGGCTCGATCGCCAGCGCTTCCGCCCGCAGCAGTGGCGCGAAACACGCCCGCAGTGGCAGGTGTACGGCGAGGCCGGCGGTGACAGCTGGTTCGGCTTCAACGCCGTGCGCAACCTGCGCGGCCTCCCCGACGACATCCTGCTGGTGCCGCTACCCGGCCACACGCACGGGCACGCCGGCGTGGCCGTGCGCAAGGACGACGGCAAATGGCTATTGCAGGCCGGCGACGCCTACTTCTTCCACCGCGAGATGGACATCGAGCAGCCGTGGTGCACGCCGGGTCTTCGCATGTACCAGGCCATGATGGAGAAGGACCGCAAGCAGCGCCTCGCCAACCAGCGCCGCCTGCGCGAACTGCGCCACCACCACGGTGCGCAGGTCCAGCTGTGCTGCGGGCACGACCCGATCGAGTTCGAGAGGCTCACGGGGCATGCGATGGGGACGCCGATCGCGCAGGTGCGGGGGATGCGGCCGGCGTTTTCCTAG
- a CDS encoding glutathione S-transferase family protein codes for MYQLHYWPGIQGRGEFVRLALEASGTPYLDVARGPQEEGQGLPAMMAVFDSPDIARPPFACPFLVDGRRVIGQTAAILHYLGPRIGLVPAGETDRLWVHQVQLTIADLVAEAHDVHHPVGSSLYYEEQKDEALRRAEDFRKNRIPKFFGWFETLLERNPPNNGAVVPHLVGARLSYADLSLYQVVDGLLYALPKATRRALKKTPFLAALHERIPTHRRVAAYLASERRLPFNEEGIFRHYPELDG; via the coding sequence ATGTACCAGTTGCACTACTGGCCCGGGATCCAGGGCCGCGGCGAATTCGTCCGGCTGGCGCTCGAAGCGTCGGGCACGCCGTACCTCGACGTCGCGCGTGGGCCGCAGGAAGAGGGCCAGGGCCTGCCGGCCATGATGGCCGTGTTCGACAGCCCCGACATCGCGCGGCCGCCGTTCGCGTGTCCGTTCCTCGTCGACGGCCGCCGCGTGATCGGCCAGACCGCGGCGATCCTGCACTACCTCGGCCCGCGCATCGGCCTCGTCCCCGCCGGCGAGACCGACCGGCTGTGGGTGCACCAGGTGCAGCTGACGATCGCGGACCTGGTGGCCGAGGCGCACGACGTGCACCATCCCGTCGGCAGCAGCCTGTACTACGAGGAGCAGAAGGACGAAGCGCTGCGCCGCGCCGAGGACTTCCGCAAGAACCGGATCCCGAAGTTCTTCGGCTGGTTCGAGACGCTGCTGGAACGCAACCCGCCGAACAACGGCGCGGTGGTGCCGCACCTGGTCGGCGCGCGCCTGAGCTACGCGGACCTGTCGCTGTACCAGGTGGTCGACGGCTTGCTGTATGCGCTGCCGAAGGCGACCCGCCGTGCGCTGAAGAAGACGCCGTTCCTGGCCGCACTGCACGAGCGCATCCCGACGCACAGGCGCGTGGCGGCGTACCTGGCGAGCGAGCGGCGGCTGCCGTTCAACGAGGAAGGCATCTTCCGGCACTACCCGGAGCTGGATGGCTGA
- a CDS encoding DUF924 family protein: MTPLPSPDDLLRFWTDAGPKKWFRKDDAFDADCRDRFLALHERAARGELGAWARSAEGALGLVLLLDQVPRNAFRGSARSYATDPLARVVAQQAIRRGFKQQVAGPLRNFFCLPFMHSEWLPDQELALQLTRGLGEEAPKFARIHHEIIQRFGRFPHRNAVLGRRTTPAEQAFLDEGGFAG, from the coding sequence ATGACGCCCCTGCCCTCCCCCGACGACCTGCTGCGCTTCTGGACCGACGCCGGCCCGAAGAAGTGGTTCCGCAAGGACGACGCCTTCGACGCCGACTGCCGCGATCGCTTCCTGGCGCTGCACGAACGCGCCGCACGCGGCGAACTCGGCGCGTGGGCTCGATCGGCCGAGGGGGCGCTGGGGCTGGTCCTGCTGCTCGACCAGGTGCCCCGGAACGCGTTCCGCGGCAGCGCGCGCTCGTATGCGACCGACCCGCTCGCGCGGGTCGTGGCCCAGCAGGCGATCCGGCGCGGGTTCAAGCAGCAGGTGGCCGGGCCGCTGCGCAACTTCTTCTGCCTGCCATTCATGCATTCGGAATGGCTGCCGGACCAGGAGCTGGCGCTGCAGCTCACGCGCGGCCTCGGCGAGGAAGCACCGAAGTTCGCGCGCATCCACCACGAGATCATCCAGCGCTTCGGCCGCTTCCCGCATCGCAACGCGGTGCTGGGGCGGCGCACCACGCCGGCGGAGCAAGCCTTCCTGGACGAAGGCGGTTTCGCGGGCTGA